The segment CCATATTCAAGACCTTTCAAGGCCTTGAATTTCCATAACTGAACTGAAGGGCTTGTCCAGGACCGGCAGAAAGCCCGTCCCCCCCTGCAGGAGAGCCGTGACTGACCTGCGAAGGCCATGATCTTCACCACGTGGTCCGTCTGGATGTCGTGGCTCAGGATCTGCTGCTGCTCGTGGGTCACCTGAACCTGCCGCCGCCTGCCGGGAAACACACcggcacaacaacaacaacaacaacaacaacaacaacatgtcaGCTACCAGGCTGAACCTCCTCACATATATATAGATTTGATCCTATTTGAGGTGTACATGCGTTATATTTTCCTCAAAGTTGCACTAGGAAATTTGGCGCCTCCAAATGGCGAGAGGTAGCTgaacttcactacccagaaatcccgtgcagtgaggtcagtaaactttGTGATTTATGGCTGATAAGTGATCATCTAATGGTTAAAAATCAGGCAGTAAACCGCTTTAAGAACAAACAACAGCGGCTGCATCTAATTCTTATTTCACATCATcgcatttgggtcctcacccGCTCTGACCGGAGCCGACAGAAGAAGAGTTCTCCATCAGATGAAGCACGTAGAAGATGTTGTAGTGCAACCTGGAGAGGCGGGAGAGAAGAGGATCATGGGAGAACGATGAGGACAAACAAGGCagaaaacggagagagagagctgtgtatTTATGGATTAGAGAAGGATCAGGATCCTGACCTGCTGCTGATCTGGATGTCGTTCCTCATCATGGCGAGCAGCATGGTGGCCATCTGGCTGAGGAACTCGGTGATGGCGGTGTGCGACAGGTGGCCGGCGAGCAGAGAGACCAGCTCCTGAACGTCTCCGACGCCCTCGCTCAGAATCAGGATCACCGCCATGGCGGCGTAGGGGTTCGGACCCTGCAGGCGGGACAGATGAACGACTGACTTCACCGCAGGTaagatttgaagagttttggaatgaaacccttcattagTAAAtcagtaaagtgtgtgtgtgtgtgtgtgtgtgtgtgtgtttgtgtgtgtgtgtgtgtgtgtgtgatgtacctCAATGCCAAGGCTGATATGCTTCTGGATGTTGGGGATCCTCAGTCTGAGGCAGGACTCGGCCTGAGGGAACAGACGGTGTTTCTTCACACGCTGCAGGACGTCCTCAGGCCGCACGCGCTCACTCAGCTTGTGCTGGGCCATCAcactgtcccacacacacacacacacacacacacacacacacacacacacacacacagacaagagaTTTACCCCACTCGACATTTAAACATGGGTGTGACAGCGATCCCATGGTTTTGTCATCACACATTTTACGTTAgtatcacatttacattttagacatttaaatgctgctcttatccagaatgatTCACATTGAGTGCAACAGTTTAATAAGATTAAATTTTTAGATCAGCAAAACTACAAGGAACCAATAGAAGGAGCAGTGTTGTCATGACACCAGAATTTTAACTAGGACACCAATACAAAGTTTAATATCTGAAAATTCAATACTATTATGATACTACTGCAAGAAAAACCATCAAGCAGTGTTTCCTTACTGACCTGGAGAGTTCataaaattcaatattgaattcaatATTTCATAACAGTTTTGAAGCAGTGTTGAAATTTTGGTTATCATGACAGCACTTTTTATccactatttattttattgtttattcattctactttttattgttttaactacattttgttgttttaattctCTTATTAATTGATtgtgcattttattgtatttgtttgtacTTAACAGtctacatcagtggttctcaacgtggggtccggggaccaccaggggtccttgagggggttcccagcaaattgatgaattgttaaacttcagcattatttaatttacaagaagtgaacacaattagagaatgtagaagaatgactgttctgatcatagtttctctgttatctctctacctacaatacagacagtcatggagttctggacaaaatcatatctgacaataaaaatatattctcTGATTTGGGTctaagagacaaaatctcatcaaatgggggtccgtggctctaatgtggactaaattagggtccttgatatgaaaaaggttgagaatcactgctctatatGACCACTGCTTTTACCTTTTGTGTTTGAGGTATGCTGTGTGATACTGagttataaataaataaaacttgactTGGCTCactagtaaggaggtcaaaggtcagagtgtTAATGACCCGGTGACCATACAATGGTGATGTAAGAGAGAAAGTGCGAGGtgaagaaacagaacagaacctgaggagagagatgaatgggTTTCTGCCACGTCTCTGTAACgatccactccctccctccctccctccctccttccttctctccttccttccttcctgatGCATCGTTACAGAAAAGCGTGGCGTCTCCCCTCCTGGAGGAAAAGCAGACTTACACGACCAGGTGTCGCACGCTGTGTTGAGACGTCGCTGAATCCAATATGCTGGCGTTCTTCAGGATGGAGTTGATCTCCTGAACCGTGCCCTTCTCCTTCATcatgtagcagtagtactgctTCTTCAGAGGGACAAACTGCAGCAGGGAAACACACCGTAACATCCAGATCAACTGACTTACTGGGTTTAGCTTTTCCTTGGAGTTTCTCTGCTGTGTAGTTTGACTCTGGCTGTCAGGAAGGGGGCGTGTCTAACTTTAGTCTGGTGTTACATCCCTTCCGATTGGTTAAACTGACTACAGACTGATGTTACATCCCTTCTGATTGGTTAAACTGACTACAGACTGGTGTTACATCCCTTCTGATTGGTTAaactgactacagtctggtgttacatccCTTCTGATTGGTTAAACTGACTACAGACTGgtgttacatcacttctgattggttaaacTGACTACAGACTGgtgttacatcacttctgattggttaaacTGACTACAGACTGCTGTTACATCCCTTCTGATTGGTTAaactgactacagtctggtgttacatccCTTCTGATTGGTTAAACTGACTACAGACTGgtgttacatcacttctgattggttaaacTGACTACAGACTGGcgttacatcacttctgattggttaaacTGACTACAGACTGgtgttacatcacttctgattggttaaacTGACTACAGATTGctgttacatcacttctgattggataAACTGACTACAGACTGGcgttacatcacttctgattggataAACTGACTACAGACTGGcgttacatcacttctgattggttaaacTGACTACAGACTGGcgttacatcacttctgattggttaaacTGACTACAGACTGGcgttacatcacttctgattggtggagctgactacagactagcGTTACATCACTCCTCCGTCTGACCTTGGGGTCCTGGACGATGCTGCTCCAGCGGTGGCAGACCCGGCTGGCGTTGCGGTACAGGTCCTGGGCGGGCAGGAAGCTCAGCAGCTGCCTCAGCACCTCCTCTGGCAGGTCGTCCATGCAGCCCTGGGGCTCCAGcaggccccgccccccgccGCCGCCCAGGAGCCCATAGTGGGCGTCAGGCAGGGCCTCcacttcatcttcctcctgttCCTTCTCCTCTCGCGCTTCCTGACCGGCGGCACAGTGGTCAAACTCCTCATCATCCCCAAACATCTCTGCTGTGATTCCCTCCAGATAGTCCACCTCTTCCTCCGGCTCCGCCTTTACCGGAGTGGCTAACAGGCTGACATCAtcgtcttcatcctcctcctcctcctcctcctgcaacGCTGTTCGCTCCTCCTTGGGAGCGAGCTCTCCTTGgagtccatgtgtgtgtgtggaggagccGGGCTGGGACGATTTCCGCGGGCTGGAACTGACCACTCCTGTCACGGAGAAGAAGTCAGAGATGCCTCGCTGCTGCTGGCCGGTAGGACTTCCtgatggagagagcagaggaaaaggagagggagagagagtgagagagagagggagagagagagtgagagagacatagagagagacagagagagagagagagacagactcgTTTCAACTAGGGTTTATGAAAAATAGATAGCTTGTGAAGTCTAAAACAGACTGATTTCAACAGCCAGATCTGTCAGACTGTGTGGGGTTTCAGGTAGTTTACCGAGCTTCTGTCTCTTGGTGGGCGTCCGGGGGTGAAGCCCCTGGTTTGGGTCCCGGCTGCTCTGCCTGCGGCGGACGGTTTGGGGCCGGGTGAGAGCGTCGCCGACCAGTTCACCACACTCCTCCGTGTTCAGGTGTCTCCTCTTGGCTTTACCTGGAACACAGACCACACGGACAGCTTTTACTCACAGCAGCAGGTCCTGGATCAGCTGCGTCCAGACTGACTCACAGCCAGGCTCTTCCCTCCAGGTAACAGCCTTTactagtgctgaaatgattagctgattaatcgattagtcgatcgacagtGAATTAATCAATTGTCATTTTGACAATGACTagaggagtcagagaggagcTCAAGTTTGTGAAATTGgtatcttcttttaaatccCTCATTCTTATAGAAAAGCCTTTATAAAACAGTTCTATTATTAATGCCCTGGATCTTTATTatgctgtatttttttgtctttgctttCTAGTTTTTGGTCTGATCGgttttttgcctgtttttactcttctgtacagcactttgtaacgttGTTTTGATGAATGTTTATTcataaaaaattacaaataccACAGGAAAGAGTATCCAAGTAACAGATGAATGTTTCTATAGTAGAGCTCAGAGACAGTGGAGTGGTTTCAGCCTCCCACCTCTGGATAGACATGTATGCACTTATAAACCAGAGCCATAATGAGACAGTAATGGTACTGTTGTATTACAGACTAATAGCAAACAgaggtacagtacagtgtaaGCCCAGTAGATGCAGGTCTCTTTACAGGGAGAAACAGCATGTATTGGGGTTAAGCGTGCtccaaaaacagacagacaggccttACCTTTAACAGCCAGCTCCATCCTCAGGTCGTCCACATCTGTCTTccagtaaaaacaaataaaaccagGATTCACCTGAGAGTCTGCTGAAGAAAACCAGAAACCCTGTCGTACGTGAGTAACATTActgtaacgttaactgttactTAGCATAACAACACCGACTGGCTAGTGCGAGCTAGCAAACTCTACCGTTAGCTCGTCGTTTATCTTGATAACTTACTTCTCGCTGTCACAATTTTCGCGCGACTCGGCTTTCCCGCTCGAGCCAACCGTGTTCActtgttggttttgttttgttttgtttgctgcttTGAAAATTGCTTCCCCAGCTAGCTAACTGTTTATAGTTTTTTCGTACTGGGAGAGAAGTTTGTGTTGCGTGCTGACCGAGCCATATGATTGGCTAATGGCTATATCTTCTTCTTCGTGGGATCCCGCACAGGTTCGACGTGACCCGTTAGTTTCTTCAGCGCCCCCCTTCGCCCCAAAGGAGAAAATACCTGAATAAAAACCAGTAATGCAGAGATTTCCCTAACTTTTTCGTATTAAAGCCCTCCAAATAGATTCACATTAGATCACAGACACtcatctgaaaaaaatacatatattttttgtttgtacaGAATACAGAATAGTCTATACTGCAGGTGGGGACATGATGACAGTGGGTaaagtgaaacctatgatcaaAAATCATTCTTTTAGATTCTCTAATTGGACTAACTTCATGGGTACAAattaatagtgaaattaaactgttcCTCAAGACCCCCTGGAGGTCCCAGGACCCCAGCTTGGGAACCATCAAACTCGCCGACAtgaggtgtgtgagagagaagaaaagattcAGATAAGAGCAAAGTCAATATCACGTTTATTCCTTCAATTCAGTTATTTCTAGTTGTTAGTTCAGTACAGTATCAGTGTTGAGTTACTCGCACAGCAAGGAGTATTTCCCATTTATCTGTTAGTCTTTTTCAATACAGTACCTCTGCTGTGCTTTACAATGGAGTTAAAGGAAGAAAATCCACCTCAGATCCTTATTTCACTGTTAAACATcatcaatacattccaggagttatttagtgatgaagcgttgttatttacttttctggtgaacccactttccctcaacctgcctcgtcttcttctactgcagttagtgatttcctacatttcccagcatgcctttcaacaacctccagagaacaggCGAGATCCAGCTGGATTTTACAtgcaagaggagagagtgatggcAGAGTGAGAGTTTCTCCAGTCGAGATAAAAGTGAGagtctctctccccttcctcaaccctcaacctgtctctctgctgcagtgcattctggtctctctcctgctcctgtgggtggagaaactggtctctctcctcttctacgatggatttctccctgtatgattgttgaacgtctcttggtgcaaaatggcggctctagaaagaagccctcgctctttgattctgagggactgacaccaaaacctgacgtttaccgctgatgttttacatcctgaaacattttctcacatcaaactccactgaagaagaaagaaaggaccCAGGagtgcaaagtacatcaccGACAGCAGATTTTTAACAGTGTcaaagtgtttcagggtggatttttcctttaattcagCAAAACAGCATGTTAGCACGGATTAGGAATGTTTCACAATCACAGttattacataaaaaaatccTATCAAATTTGATACTATCATACTTGGAATATCTCATAAAAACCCGGAATTTACCTTTTCCCTACTTCTAAAAGGCAGACGTGACTTTAAGGTGCATGGTAGTTCTTCCACACTGGATTGGTCTGGATTACATGTGAAGGGATTAGACTAAATGCTGCATGATTCTCACTGGATGAACCTCCGATCTGCAGCTAAACGCCGACGAGAGAAACCCTGTGGTTGGTGCGGTGTAACCGGGGCTCCTGCACAGGCtcaacttcttcttctccaaTACTTTCatttcttgatttgattggaAGATTTGGGGGTTCAGTATGATTTACGCAGGCAGAGGTTTTTCCCCTACTCACTCTCTAGATGAAGATTATTCATCACAGCAACAAATATCAAAACATGTGAGGTGACAGGGGTCTAAAATGACAGTAAATGTGTCgggtttttttgtattttgggacggcacaacaatatttttccaaactttttcgCACGATTTCCgaacttagttttaacatgggggttattcggctcttgaccgccatgaaaaccagaatataatctcctcaccaagatcagatgcagctggacgagtttgtagcgtttgaatgagccacgaaaatatcctgaaaacttCCACTGAACACgctggtgaacagattcaacagatcctccttttaagacaataaagcagtaattggtccatcgtcattttgcatttcttgcTTTACAATTAGtattcaaaaataaaagtagatccggtctcccaaacaggaacagtgttcaatgtcagtttccattcaaatgaatgggaagtaaaaatctgaacgctacaaactcgtccagctgcatctgatcttggtgaggagattatattctgcttttcaaataaataacctccatattaaaactaagtggaatattgctttaacaagACGGAGATGACCAAATTCTTTTTCCAGACTcttccagacctgtgtaggaaaCCTATGTAACAGAAAAgactattcctctctctccctccctctctctccctctctctctctccctctcccttcctctctccctccctctctctctccctctctctctctctctccctctctctctctcactgtttgaGGACAGGCAGCTCCCGGGGCTTGAAGAAGGCCTGGACCATCCCCATGCCGAAGATGTAAACTTTAGCATCGACCACGatcttctccttcttcagcAGCTCTGcggggaaaacacacagacagacagactggcgTTAGCGTGTTTCAGACGTGTTTCAGACGTGTTTCTTATTTAACAGCTCACTTTTTTGCGTGATGTTACGGCGCGCTGGACATCCATTCATTCCTATGAGAGACAGTTTTAGCGATAACGTAACGTCTACTTTAACGTTGGAAAAAATTCTAACTTTTGCGTTTCCTTCAGTCCGTCTCGACTCTGGTGACTGAAAGTTGTATTCTTGGCTGAAATCATAAgctattttcaattttttctttcaatacaataaaatatcttACAGTAGAACGCATACTTCACTCTAGAACAACTCATTtaaattcagacaaaaaaagTGATGATGATTTGGTGACAATGAGAACGTTACGCATATGATAGACTATTATTCTGctttaaaatataatataccCTCCCACCacaatgtatttttattgttaagcAGTACAGTGTGTGACAGATTCAATGGTGTCAACAGTAAAAATCCTTATAGgcacaaaacaaatgatcaTAACATTAAAAAGTGAAATCCTCACCGTCTATCTTCGTCTGGAATTCATCAAGAGGCAACAGAACGACTTCAACAAATTctgagaaaagaagaaaggctGTGTGATGTTTTGCACAAAGAGAGAAGATCATTTCTGAAACAGTAAGAGAGACAAAACTGAAGAAAACTCACCTCCTTCAcctgagaagagaggagagagagagacgatcaGCATGAGACTGAAACTGTTACAGGACACTTTATATTCTCAACATGGAGATGAGCCTCAGGTAATATTTGGTACAGAatgagtaaatgaatgaatgaatgaatgagcaaattaatgaacaaacaaactgttctgagtgagtgagtgagtgagtgagtgagtgcatgAACaagtgaatgaatgcatgagTGAATTAATTTATGTTGGTAAATAaaagagtgaatgagtgaaagaATCAATGTGTGAAtaagtgagtgactgagttactgaatgaatgaaagaatgaatgagtgaCTGAGTTACCGAATgaatgagtgactgactgaatggaactggacgaatgaatgaatgaatgagtgactgagttactgaatgaatgaatgaacgggtgaatgagtgagtgactgagttactgaatgagtgaatgaatgagtgactgagttactgaatgaatgagtgaatgactACGTTACTGAATCAGTGAACGAATAAATGaacagatgaatgaatgaatgagtgaatgaatgaatgagtgagtgaatgagtgaatgaatgagtgactgagttactgaatgaatggatgaatgagtgaatgactATGTTACTGAATGagtgaacaaataaatgaacagatgaatgaatgaaagtgaatgaatgagtgaatggaCGAGTGACTATGTtactgaatgagtgaatgaatgaatgaacaggtgaatgagtgaatgaatgagtgaatgaatgagtgaatgaatgagtggatgaatgagtgaatgaatgagtgaaaaaatgaaatgaatgaacgaacgaatgagtgagtgagtgaacaggtgagtgaatgaatgaaccggtgagtgaatgaatgaacaggtGAGTGAATGAACaggtgagtgaatgaatgaacaggtgagtgaatgaatgaaccggtgagtgaatgaatgaacaggtgagtgaatgaatgaacaggtGAGTGAATGAACaggtgagtgaatgaatgagtccTGCTTGTCTCCTCACCCAGCTGTTGTGTTGGGTTGATGTTCTCTACATCGTCTCCATTGATGTTGACCATAACGATCTGAGTGGTGCAGTTTGACAGACCAGGGTCCAGACACGTTACtacggcaacaacaacaacaataatcagACActgcaacaacaataacaacaatcaCAACCCCCTGATATTCTccgacttccccagagaatttatcaaattccccaCTTTCCCCGTCTGGAACACAACCTCCAGAAATTCATTCacattgataataataataataataataataataataacacacaatcacaaactttatttatatagcatctTTCTAGGGCTGGAGAAATAATCTTGTATAATTATATACTGTGATTTTAGTTACTTCTTCTgtcagtttgtctgtcagcaggatttcaCAACGAGTTCTGAACAGATCGGCCTCCAGCCAAGAaacaactgattagattttagAGCCGATcctgatctgggatttctgccattagacaattattgttattttaaccATAACTATGAAAGTAACAGACATAGAGACTTTATTCTAAATCCTAAGTGTCTGTTTGGgtgaagaaatcaatttaacttcaaactgaagtgacagacagagtgatgTGTTGGAGGATTGTTCAGTAGGAGGTTTGTGTTGTCAGAACGCCTTCTAGTTGGAGAATATTGCCATATCAAATtcccatattttttcatattctcatattttctcatttgttatatattgcaaaTATCTCTATATTTTCGTTTATTTTCACATCGCATACATACTCAGTTCTTTCACAttgtattttcagttttgtaAGATAAAAATGAGGACAGTGGGATCTGGGTCAGATCGAAGTCTGaaccgcacaaacacacacaggagataAGATACAGCCAACActgctacgtgtgtgtgtgtgtgtgtgtgtgtgtgtgtgtgtaatacctGGAGTGACTCCCACCACCTCTCCTTTGTAGCCGGTCTCTTCCTTCAGCTCCCTCAGTGCGGTCGTctcggcgctctccccctcgtCGATCAGACCTGAACGATGAAACACCAGAAagctcagaaacagaaacagaaacacagagacagaaacctCCCAGCAGCCCCGGCGGGTTTTGCAGCtatgcttctgtctctctgtctggagAACGGCAGGAAAGATGTGAGCTGGATCTGAGCCTGAAGAAACTACATGGCATGCGTTACACTCAGCCAGATATCAAATTCAACGACTTTTGTTGACTTTCAAGGTGTTGTTTGGTGAATTTCAAGCGTTCAAAATTGGTCAAAATTCCAGAAATCTTGTTGAAATCCTTAATTGTGGAGTTTTGATGCTAGGAAGGGGTATTGATTCGtactgatgaatttgggtgctttaaaaaataaaaataaatcaagtactttcaaggccatccattcattttcacaaacttttcaaatgagaaaagtctgcaggtatgagagagagtgaagagaatTATTGGTTAATGCCAAATGAAGTGAGACGATGCTCAACTGAACTCCTGATCTGACAAACAATCATCAAAATAATAAACTTGACCGTCTAATTTGTTGTCAAAATGCCTTCAAAGGCTTTGAAAGTAGATTCAAACAACATAGGGATTAATTTATTAAAGGGGAAGGATTGTTTGCTCTTGCTTTCTCATGCTCCTGTTTAAGTAAAAATACAGTTAAGTGTTTGAGGCAGAAATAACTGGAAGGACAGATCATCCTTCTGCTAATATGAatagaaatataaatgtatagaaatATAAAAGTAGAGAGTTTGGAGAGGAGAGCGACCTGCAGGAAACTCCAGAGTGAAACTTCCCATCGGAGGACGGAACTGCTTCACCATCACAACACAGTCTTTGTGCAGAGTCCGCTTCAGCAGAGCGATGATCCCCACTCCTGAAACCAGACAGGGAACTCTGCGTTAGACAATCAATcagtcacctgtcaatcaaacagtgtgggcggggcttggattttcctgtcgatgcagtttgagtttctcttttctctgtcttttcagccatggtggctatcgctgctcatgctaactacccagttcttcttcttctgtttattccaaaactAACAAAGcggaaacgtaaaatgcatcacttcctgtgcggcagaggaaagagctaccagacagccCACAACAGTGACGCATATGTGaataaatgtgtttaaattcaCTGTGCAGACACTCACCGTCTGCCTCTGTGTTGGTTTGTCTCGTTGTCCTTTTCACACTCTCCCAGGTTCTGGTGAAGGAAgacaagggaggggggggggggggggggttgagatgCTTTCGAAGTCATttcagtaatagtaataatggtAATGGTGTAATAGTACAGTACCTGGTGTTTCCAGCAGGGTCAACATATGTGGTTTTCTCCAGCTTCACCCATTTCCCTGCTGCCATCACCtggaacacagagagcagaaaacTGTTTCCAAGACTGTGTGTATTAAGAAGAGGTGTTTATCTTTTTCTTCAATATCAGATACAAAACCGAAAATAGTACAGAAGTGCGCAGGATACATTGCGGGGTAAGAAGCGAGTTCtgaatgacagtaaagtttgtatGTTACTAGTTTCTTAACCCGCAAAGTATTGGcgcactccttctctctcacaggtTTTTGGTATAGTGCCGagggacttttattctgaagggctGAATAGAAACGTCAACCacaagctagcattagctttagctttagctcTGAGTTCCCGAAAGCTGCATTTTTGGGAAAATGAAAGACTTTATTGAAACTTTGAGGGTAAAATCTACATGATACTAAGACCTGGGAGGAAGGAAACCCTGATCCAAGATCCTTAGTCGTAACAAAATCAAAGATGGCCGACAGGCGCCTTGACTTCTTCGCTGGCACCGTGCTAACGAGTGGTGCCGCTTCGCCTACTATGCTTCTTAAATCTCTCATTTCGCTGATCATAAAACACGATTATTGCAATCTACCTTTCGACCACCGTCGGCTCGGAAGCACAGTACCAGCGAAGAAGTCGAGGCATCTGTCGGCCATCTGTGATTACGCTACAATGGGGATTTGGGGGTAAACTTGTCTTTAAAGTTTATTTGTGCAGAGGAGATGTAGCACGTGCCAGCACGGTGAAAGTAGACAAGTAAAGGATTACGTACATCTGTTTGGATAACTTAGTTTTCTCGTTATAGACCTCTCCGAGTTTTGTACGCCATCTAGCGGCCCTTTGGCGCTAGGAGTCGGAGTTTacgaggagcacctgaaggcagcataacgTAACGCAGCTGACATGGGAGTTTATTCAGAAACAGAGtttaaagaaaaatctgttttacCTCTTCCTTCACTATGTGAGGGACGGTGGTCGACTTCGGTTCGTCTGTGCTGCTCATTTTCATCTaaaaaaactgaagaaaaaaacagtttaaagtCGAGTCAGACTTCGTTAACACCAAACAACACGATTCAACACAAGCTCGGctgaagaaaaagacaaaatacaaagagatatccaccattttgaTTTAACTGATAGGAATAAATAACGTTTCTGGTTAGTTGCTACATTAGCTACCGGCAATCCAACCAAATCAATGCAACTTTTCCCCAGCAAACTCACGGATTTACTCAGTTTTTTCCCCTTATTCAGTAAACGGGGAGTACTTAACGGTTTAGACCGGCATTAAATCTAATCTGGATTATTTTAAActttaaataataaattaaaaatgggaaaactttaaatttaactcACGTGAAAGTCCAACCGTCTATTAGTAGCAGCAGAGAGGGTGAAAAAGTAGAGAGGTCTCACTCCGCAGCCACTTCCGGGTACCGCAAACGTCACCAGAGTCTGCTCTCGGGATTGGTAGAAAAGTAGTGATTATTATCTTTGTGACAAGTTTTTTGCACAAATGTAGAGCAGAAATCTGTTATATAGGCTAtattgatatatacagtatatatatataaatctcTGTATGACTGTAAGAC is part of the Centroberyx gerrardi isolate f3 chromosome 24, fCenGer3.hap1.cur.20231027, whole genome shotgun sequence genome and harbors:
- the nudt5 gene encoding ADP-sugar pyrophosphatase; the encoded protein is MKMSSTDEPKSTTVPHIVKEEVMAAGKWVKLEKTTYVDPAGNTRTWESVKRTTRQTNTEADGVGIIALLKRTLHKDCVVMVKQFRPPMGSFTLEFPAGLIDEGESAETTALRELKEETGYKGEVVGVTPVTCLDPGLSNCTTQIVMVNINGDDVENINPTQQLGEGEFVEVVLLPLDEFQTKIDELLKKEKIVVDAKVYIFGMGMVQAFFKPRELPVLKQ